Genomic window (Dasypus novemcinctus isolate mDasNov1 chromosome 10, mDasNov1.1.hap2, whole genome shotgun sequence):
TAGAGAGGTATAAAGAAATGCCATTTGAAATGGACACAGACCTATCTCCCTCTCTGGAAAGCAAAGCATGGGGACGAGAAAAGCAGGATTCTGGATGAACTGAGACGGGGAGGGGAGTGAGATTTAAGAAGCCAGGACCCCTCCACCCCTCCAAACACAGTTATACATACCAATAGATGCTACAAAATTCTCTTCCTTTAAGCTCCTGGTGTCTAGTTCCTTAGGACCCTTTCCTGCAGTACTTGGTGCCCAAGGTCCCAGCTGGGGAACTCTCAGCTGTGCCATAGTCTTTGGGTCTCCCCTGGCAGTCAGGCCAGGATCCTTGCCAACTGGTGTACTGACACTCTCTGTTGGACTTCTTTTCCGCTTGTCTGGTTCTGGGAAAAGATCAATATAAAAAGTAGTCAAATGAGGTTAGTAGGTGGGAAGCAAGGTATGGAGAAGCAAGGATACAGGAGGGTGTGGAATGGAAGAAGTGCAAGGAAAGCCGGCCTCTTATTTGTATGATGGAGAAATATCTGCTATATATAAACACGCACTAGAAAATAAAATCCCAAAGCCTGATGGGAAGCAGCTTGTTGGGAAATCAGTCATAGGGATAAGTAAGCTCCCTTTGGGAGACACGAGGCCCACCTGGCACAATCCCTACCTTTACTGTAGTAGTGGGTCTGAGCGATCTCCAGAAGCCCAAAGATGCTGGCCATGCCGCCCAGACCTGCATGGGCATAGGACTGCTCCAGACTGAGGACTGTACACTTGAGCAGGTCTAACATCCCCTTGTACACCTTTCGGCTGATCTCCTGCAACAATAACCCAGGGGCTAGAGTCGGCAAAATTGCCTTTGGTGCCCATGTCCCACCTGCCAGTTGATTCCAACTCCCAACTCCACACACTGACCACATCTGGGATGATGTCCTGCCGGGAATCCTCCTCTGACTGTACTGTGCGGTTCAGCTTGCTCAGGACAAAGACCCGCAGCTGCTCACTCTCCAGCAGCCGCCGTACCTTCTTCATGTTGAGCCAGCCAACACCCTGGCCATCCAGCACACTGTGCACCACCTCCTTCAGGAACTGCTGGTTCTCACTAGGAGGGTCACATACCACCTCTGTGGTCATCAGCTCCTTTGCAGAGCATTCCCCCTGTCACCACACTAGATATTGCCTCCAGGGCCAAAACACAAAGTCAAGTCTCTAAATGGCCAATTCTAGCACATACCCCACCTCTCCAGATAACCTGGGGTGCCTGAGTACCCACCACAGCTGTTTCACTGTCAACACTGTAAGCTATTATGCTTGCCTGGGATTGAATCAGAATGGGAAGTGCTGGCAGGAAATTCATTTCATCTCTACCCTACTGAGAGCTTTTCTCCCACTCTCGAGTATCCCTAAAGTTTTGTCTAGGAACCACTACCTCTACCCAAGAACTTTGAAATGTGTTCTGCCATTTTTATTACCTAGAATTGCTGGATCGGCCCTGGGGTGATGGaggctctcttttcactgtcGGGCTGTGCTTAATGACAGATGACTTCTGATCCACTAAGGCCCTCCTGTTCCCTATAAGCCgggaagacaggaaagagagataTCACTATCGTAGCTTGGACGCTGGCGTGAGCACAGCCCTGGGCGGCCACGttccacacccactcccctgccGGGCTGGGTGAAGGTGGCACCAGGGCATCACACACAGGTAAAAACCAGCCATGGCAATGTggaggaggtggggatggagacTCAGGCCACTCCACATGCACCAGCAGCAGGCCCCATGGGCAAGCATGGGTGTCACGGGGGACGGGGCAAGGCAGGTCACTCATATGATGCCGCTTGCTCCATGAGGAGGATGGCCCTCAGGCAGGCACGGAAGATGCTAGGAAAAGAGAGGTCATGCACAGCTCACAGGCGAGACCCACCTTCGCCACTCCCGGGGCCGGCGTCAGTAACAATCTCCATTAGAGTATTTAGCCCAAATACTGGGACACAAAATACACAATTAGTAGGTGCACCACAATACCCCAATCCCTGTACCCCTCAATGGAGTTGTAAGTTAGATCATCTGAGCGTAATCACAAAGCTTGAAGAGTGCGTATAACCTGGGTTCTTGGGCACCTCGGAGCTGGAAGCCTGATCCAGGTGATCAGGAATCAAACAAGGCTCTAGGAAAGGCCACCCCTTAAGACCATGGCCTCACAAAACCTGTACGGACAGGGCAAATGACACGAGGAGCCTTTGCGTACTACACAGGCACATGCATGAAGGAGGGACCACTAGGTTTTCATTAAACATCCAGCATGGGGGTCCAGAGGGCTTGCAGGTATGCACAGGGAAGGGCCCTATCTGGCAGGCCCCAtcgtggagtggggtggggttgtGGGGGTACGAGATGGGAGGTGGATGGGAGGTATAAGCGCATCAAATGAGGTGAAGCTTTGGCATGCAATGAAAGAGTTATCAATTGCTCTCCTCTTCAAATGCATCAAAGGGAAAGCCAGGGGCACTAACACCTTTCCTTCCCTAACCCACCAGTCCTGTGTGGGCTCACTGGAGCAGGGCTACTTAAGTTCCTACATCACTAATGAGGAAGTCCTTTTgctcattgattttatttttccatccccAAGAAGGAACATTCCTTCAACTCCTGGCATTTTTATTCACTGGGGATGAGGGGTTACTTAAAGAAAACGTGGTGTTGCTTCTCACTGTACTTCCTACCATAATGAAATATCAGCATAAGATccagaaaaagtaaacaaaagtcAGATTAAATTCAGAAGAGTCCCTCAAACTGCGAGTGATTGCAAAGGAAATTCATGTAAAATCTTAACTGTCTTAGAAGTCAACCAACACTCCCTGGCTGGCCATAGGCCCTAGGTTGGCATGTGGCCAAAGTAAGAGGTTTCGTGACTCTGAGGACACTGCCAGACTCTCCACCACCATCCCCTGGTAGGCCAGCTCCTCAGGATGGGGTTCATTCTGAAGTTCAGGCAGTAGGGACCAGGCAGATGACTAGTGGTACCTGGTGATCCCTGTTAATCACGTACCTCTGACAAAAGTTCCCCCAGAAGCAGCACTCATCCCACAGATGTCAGTGTCCTAGATGACATAACAGGGCCTTTTTTAGCTACAAAGGTAGTTCCCATCTGAcaaacatcagaaaccatgatgTGCAGTGAAAGCCATGAGAAGCCATAAAGGGAAACAGCCAGGTCAGATGAGTCATCATACACGGGGCTCCTGACAAGCACCATTGGCTAAAATAACTCCCAGAGAATCCTGGTTTGGCAAAAGGGGAGCTGCAGTTACCTTTCAGACTAGGGAAGGGCGTGGTCTTCTCTCGGGCACCTTTGGTGGGCAGCGTGAGGTTGGAAAGACTGAAGCTTGTACTATGGTTCCGATATAGGCTGCCTATCAATGGGAAGGCGTGAGAGCCATGAGTTAGGGGGATAAAACGATCAGGGCATTGCACTTCAATGACTttatcatcttcacctccctcctCTGCAAACGTAATCTCAGTGCCTCTTTCATGGAAAGGATCAAGTCTAACTTAAGGAGCCACTGCCAGGATTGCTCACAACCCAGTAACAATTCTAATTACCACCCATAATAATGGCCGAGTCCCTCATGCCCTGCTTATATAGCCTGAAAGCCAGGAGTCACTGTGCCTCAGAGCTGAAGTTGGTGTGGTCTCTGGCTTCTGAAAACACTAGCAATCCCAATTATCCCCTGGGTTGGCTCTCTGTAATCCCTAGTCTGTTGACATCTGTACCAATACCATCCCTCAAAACTGGAAATATTCTCTTATGTAAAAAAGTCAATCTCATATAGATTTCAAAGCATGTTATGAAAAAGCCCCTCATCATGTAGAAAAGATTTTCGATAAACACCCAAACCAAATGTGACCAAAATATTTCCACAAAATTTATGTACAAACGTATGATTTTGAATACAATGCATATTTTTCAGTTGACCATTCAGCTGCCTTACCAGAAACAGACTGAAGCCTCCAGCTGTAAAGGTAATGACGAGCTGTCCTTGTCCTTTATTGACCTCACCTGTAAGTACCTTATTTGTATCATCCAAATGATCTGAATCAGGGCTTGGTAATGCCAACTCAGCCCTAATTCTAAAGTCctaagcaccatttgctgaagccAGGCCCTACTGCTGAGAAAATGGACCAGAAGAATGAGTGAGCTTAAGGCACTTACTGGCGAAAGACATGATGCCCCCGAAGCCCTCGGTGCTGTTGTTGGAGACGGTGGAGGTGGGAGAACTTGCTCTTGAGTCTGACTCTGCATCTGAGTCACTTGCCAGTTTCAAGCTGTTGGGCCGCAGCAGCTTTTGAGCCCTTGGAATGCACAGTGGCACCTATGAGCCCCAGGCTGGGGTACCTAATCCTGGGAGTGTGGGCCTTAAGCTACACTGCAGTCACCTCTCCCTTCCCTAGATCAGAGTACCACCCTCTGGGGATGGCAGGACCACGAGAGCATTCAGACTTCTCAGGCTCTCTGATTAACCCTCACCCAGGGTCCACTTTAGTGAGGTCCTTCAGTCTACCACCTAGAAGGGATCCCCAGGCTCTCACCGATTGCCATTGACATGTTGGCTGAATCGGGGAGTGTAACTTTCCCCCTGCTCCTCATCATCTTCCTCAGGGGGAAAGCCATATTGGGGCTCGAAGTATGGATTGTCATAGGTTGGCCGGCGCACTGACCCCTCTCCAATTTCTGTCTGATGCTTGTCCACGTTCGACTTGCCAATGCTGGGAGGCACGGTAGGGAGGGGCTTGGAGACACCTACTGCTGTCTTATCATCCATCTCTGCCGAGTCAGCAGGTTCCTAAGGGCCATATTAAATAAAAAGTAGTCACCTGGTGTCCAGCGATGCCTTCCTATGTTCTCAGTTTGGCTGGGCCAGGCCCAGCCTGTCAGATTCTCAGCCCaaggaatgcatgggaaaaaaaatctctgtgACACCCCTGTTCTCTGTCATCATAAACTCTATAAGGGGGATCTTAGCTACACCCTGAACAAAGCCCAGTAACCTCCTACTGGAATCAAAACTGTTTCCGATAGGCTCTAAGCTATAGGATCTAAGGGAAAAGATAGGAAGGCTGTGAGAAAAAAGGCAAATTAATGGTTACAACGTGGCTTTCCTAATGGAGATGAGGCCCACATCCCAAGCAGCTCTCACTTGTCCACCCCTCCAAAGTCTCACGTACAGAGTTGGCTCCGTGGATGACAGTGCTGGGGCTACTGCTGGCGGTGGTGCTGGAGCTAGAGCGCAGTGGGGGGTTTTCCTGGGTGTTCTCGCCATCTGGACCAGGCTCTTCTGCTTCCTTCTGGTTCTGCAGCTCATCAATCTCTACCTCACTGGCATCCCCCAGTGCCGCATGTGTCAGAGGATCCATATCTGTCAAAGCCCAAGGATGGCAGGTATATATACCACCCCAGAACCCCTGAGCTGGCCAATTCCACAACCCCCTCCAGGACACTTACTAGGAGTATCACCATTGATATCGCATTTCATCATCTCGCTGACAAAGTCACCAAGGGATGAGTAGGAAGAACTTGAGTCATCGTAATCCATACTATCACTACCACTGCAGAATGAAGaacagaaaaaacagaaagaaggggCAAAGAAAAGAATCATCAGACTGctttaagggaaagaaaaaggtgAGCACCCCTATCTCAAGaccaaggaacaaaataaaataaggaagccAAGAAAAAACTATCAGCCAAAATATAACCCAAGGCTTCAAAGACTGATCAAAACCTTCCGAGATTTTGCCCCATTGTGCTAAAGAAGCGCTGGTGAGAGCTTCCTGGCCTTAAAGAAGTGTTCTGCTGTCATAAGAGACTGCTCACCTGTCATCAGTTGGGTCAGAGTCAGAGGCACGTTCTGGTGGCATACTCAGCGCGTCAGCCATCTGAGAATTGCTATCATAGACTCGGTAATGGATGGGCTGCAGCTGATGAGCATACCACTTTGGCTTGTCACCAATCAGGGCTGGATCGAACATATCTACCCaaggagggtggggtgggaagaaCAGCATTAGCAGCACGGGGAAAAAAGGCAAGCAGGAAAAGTCTAAAGCAAACAGGAACAGAAGGGGCAGCTCAAAGATGAGAAAGGGAAAAGGCAAAAGGAAGAGCAATCAGGACAAAGGCAGAAGGTGGGCCAAGCAGAGGGCAGGGGGACTCACTGTTGTGAATTCGCTGGAAGGCATAGTTGGTGGGATTAAGGATCCATTCTCCAAAGTACTCCACAGCCTGAGTCCTGGCCAATTTCTCAGCAAAAGCAGTCTGCCGGGGACGTGAGGCTAGAAAGGAGCCAGCTTGAAAAGCTACCACAGGTCGAGGGAAGAGACGCAGGGTACGTGTGTGCATCTGAAAGCCCTGTAGCACGTTGGGGGAGTTGAAGAAACGTACCATGGCCACTCTGGGGAAGAAGGGGGTGGTGAGATCATCTGAGTCCCAAACACTGCTGGGTAAGAAGGCCCAAGATCCAAAATCACCCCCCAAAGCCATCGGTTAACAGGATTCCAAAATCAAAGCAAGAGATACCTTCAAGAATTCTCCATCTCTCCACCCAAGGTTTAAAAGGCCTAAGAGTGTAATGAACTCTTTCCTCTTTGCTTTAAGAGAGATGGCAAATACAAGTCAAATATCATACCCactttataaataaagaaattctGGCTTAGGGAAGTAGTCTGCTCCAAGATcactgagagagaaagagaccaaCTTAAGAATGTGTGATTGCAGAGTCTGCTTGGTCTTACCTGGTAGCAACATCCACAGAATCTACATCATTGCCATAGATGAGTGGATTGAATTCAGTGGAAGGAGTGGACTGCAGGTCATTAGAAGGCCTTCCCAAGAGAAGTGGGATATCCTGGCCCTCATGAAATTTCTCTAGATTGAGGATGGGCTGGGTGTTGAGACTCATGCTGGCTAGGGCCTATGGAATAAGAAGAAATCCTCATACAAGGCAGATTTCTGGGAGACAAGCCAATAGCATCTCCTAGGAAAGAGGCTTCTTAAAGTTTCCATATCACACTCTCCGCTGAAAAATTTCTGCAACAAAGAACTGTGCTAATATGCAGATCAAGGCCAACCCTTCAAGCCTTAATCTTTGAAATAagaatccaagtttttagtttcTGAAAAATAATCTAATTGTGTAAATTTTCAGCTCAAGCCAACGTAGCTCAAAGCAACCTGACCAGATCTGAAGTCTAGGGCAATGGTTTTCAAACCTTAATCATGAAATCTTGTTATTCAATTGAAATCTCATGTGGTGATATAAACAGCTGAAACATGTAAAAGCAGAGCTTCTCCGAAGGGCACAAGGACATAGGCTGAAGGACATAGGAACCAGAGCCTCAGGGCATAGTGCTCCCAACCTAAACCAGCCcctaagaggcttcaaagtgcAGTCTGAAAGTTACTGGTCTAGACTAGCAGAGCCCAAACTTAATGAGCATAGGAATGACTTAAGGATGTTAAAATTCAGATTCTAATTCAATAAATCTGGGGtgattgtacattttttaaaatcaattttattgatacctattcataaaaattacaatccatccaaagtgtactaattctgcatttttaacaagcccAGGTGATGCCAATGCTGCTGGTCTATTCACCACACTTTAAGTAGCAAGGATCAGAATACAGGGTCAATGAGCCCAGGGATCTTAGCTCCTATAAACATGTGAAGTATAATCCCATATATCAGCCCTTTCATACTAAGGCAATCATCAAGCATGAAACACCAGCAAGGAAAGACAGAGAGATTTCTGAATTTGTAATTCTCACCAGATTCTGTGGTAAAAGATATCATATTATATCCGCAGCAATGAAACAAGTGATACAAAAGGACCCATTTAAATCCAAATAGGTATCACCTAGAGCAGGGGTTTTatcaaggggtccatgagcttgaatagaaattaaaaaaacaacaacattattcttgtgggatgtgttggtgcaggcatgatatatttattaaataacacacagtataatgtggacttagtaaggggtccatggttttcatctgactggcaaaagggtccatggaacaaaaaaggttaagaacccctgaccaagggaagcagacttggctaaCTGCtggaacatccgcctaccacgtgggaggtccagggttcaaacccagggtctcctgacccgtgtggtgagctggttcatGCGCAGTGcggatgcacacaaggagtgccctgccacagaggagtgtcccccgcgtaggggagccccacgcacaaggagtgtgccccgtaaggacagccaccccccGTGAAAGTGCACCCTAtgtgctgacgcagcaagatgacacaacaaaaggagacacagattcccagtgctgctgacagccATGCacgtggacacagaacacacagcaaatggacacggagagcagacaactggcgaggtggggaggggagagatataaataaaaataaataaataaatcttcaaaaaaaaaaaaaaagcctgaccAAGAGGTACTACTAAATACCTCAGACAACACACAGGGAGATTCCTGAAGATCTTTCAGAACAGAGCAAGGATTCCTAAAATTAAATACAGTGCTATCTACTGGTGGTCCTACATAACACATAGAGCAGGACAAGGAAGTGGAGCCTTGTCATGTTTTACCTTCAGGTACTGTACTCAGCAtgcagaagaggaagaaaaaaatccatcaatGTAAGTGGACTTAAGGGACAACTCAAAAAAAGGAACTTTTGAAGGAAGGATTCTATAGGGACCTAGGGATagattcaaaaagaaaatataaaaaagtcaGATTGCCCAAACTACTACCATCTTACAAGACTGAGAGCGCTCCAAGGCCAAAAAGAATGGCAGGTATGGCAAGAAATGGGAATTGATGAGTTGTTTTATATTGCATTGTAATATAATTAGAGGGTAGGAGGGTATTAAATGAATTAGAAGGAATCTAAAAGGCACTTTTTGAGATAATATTCACCCTGCCACCCAGAAATGGGATACAACTCTCCTTAGGCTTCCTACTGCCCACTCAAGGCATAAAATCTGCACCACCTGAAGTTTGAAAGGAAGCTGGCTCTTAGAATAACTGTCTTTCTACCGCAATCCTGTATCATCTAttgcttccctttattttcttcattctttactTGCCTGCTTTAAATGTTTTTTCAGCTCTAATGATTCTGGTTCTGGCAGGATAGGTAGCACTTCTGCATTGGTTGGGGCAATCACCTGCACAAGAGGAAAGATAATAGGCATGTTCTTAGAATTGCTCAGGAGTTTCTCTTACATAACGGTAAATAGAAGAGGAAGTCGTATATACAATATTATCAGGGTACATATGAATTCATGCACACTACATATACTCATATATCTGATATACATACATATCTGAACGGAAATATATCTAAGTGTTATTGGTGATTATCTCAGGATAATAGGATTAcagtttttgctttcttctttacatttatttgtatttgctaAAGTTACAATGAATATATGTAAGGGTATCCTTGAGTCTATTACACTGCAGAATGTCAATAtaagtttgttctttttccccAAGTCTCCATCAAAAGACAGCTTCTTAATGGAAACCAGGCCCCAGGAAAGCCATCAGGAGATGACCTACACCATATGCAATGGTCTGGCAGCCACACCTGCCCTACTGCTCTTGGAGCATGCAGGAGGGGCACTTAGTTCTGGCAAAACTGAATCTTAAAATTCTTTGAGTCCTAACCAAGAGCCTTTTTAGACAACTTACTAGCCAATGAAGTAAAagcagaattgaaaaaaaatggattCAATGAGTCTCATAATAGAAAATAACCCACAACTTAGGTGCCTCTCCTGAGAGCAGTATAGAAAAACAGAACATAATCCTATTCCAGATCCTACAAATGTCTCAGCCAGGAACCTCACCCTACTGCTGTCCAGATCCACTAGCCACACATCATCAGGCATTTTAAAGTCCAGTTTGTAGAGGAAAAAGCTGGCAGGGACCCCAATGATGTATGGGGTTGGAGCCAGCAGCAGCtgtggaaaagagagagaggataagaaacaaagaataaaactTAGCATGATCAATTCCACTTAATGAGTCAGGATTTTTCTATATATGGAAGTTGAGGTCTACAATCCCTTTTCCAAAACTCTTCAAGGTTACATTATGTAACACCTGCAGCAAGGTTGGGGCCCACAGCCTATAATCATTAACATCAATAAAGCATTGGTTTTGCCACCAAAACAGTACTGGTCAGGTTAGATTTTGCTGATAAGTGATTGAGCACTAGTACTGACTGATGACTTCCTTGGGCACTGACTAAGCCCTCTCCCTCAgggagatgagaaatcagcacttaatcttattgggtatctcttgtatgtgattcattgcttttctcttgctgctctcagatttctctttgtctctgacattttgattagtatgtgtcttggagtaggtctattaggatttatttggATTGAAGTATGTTGTACTACTTGGACATGGAAaattatgtccttcaatagggctggacAGAGTTGGGAAGAGTAGAGGTGACAAAGCCAGAAAAGACTCACCTGCTCTGCTGATGCCATGCAGGTGGGAAGCAGTGGGATTACAGGAAACATATACTCCAGGGGGTAAATCATTGCCACGAATGCCATCACAGACATGGAGAGTGCATTGTAGTCTCGGGACTGTAGCACCATCTGCCACAAGCCATACCATAAGGATCACTCAAGAGTAGAATATAAGAAGTAGGAGAAAACACCTTCCAACACTGTACTTTAGTTTCTGTTCCACCATCCCTCCAGCTCTAGGAGCTCGGCTTCCACAATTACCAGTGCCCAATGCCCCAGCTGGCTTGCCACCTCCCAACCCAAGCACCACTGTCATCCTCTTGGGAATCACTCCTTTACTGTCCTAGTTCTTGTacacatacgcacacacacacccccaactCAGGATCACTCACTGAAACAGAACTTTTGATATTTTCAGAGAATTAGGTCAATAAAGTTAGGGATAATTCAACTGAGTAGCAAGCCTGTGAACATATTCCCACACAATACCAGTACCATAATTCAACCCACACCCACTGAGTACCTGCTGTATATCAGGCATCATGTTACCTCCTAGAGACGAAGCAATAAAAAATATGCAGAGATGCAAACTCTGTCTTGAAAGAACACATGGTCTAGCCTCTGCCATTCTTCAAAGCCCTTCCCCTAGAAAGCTGGCCCTCTCACCTTGTGCTCTAACAGGATGCAGGTTAGCACCTGAAGACAGGCGTCTACACCCAGAAGTTCCAAGGGAAGGTGTAATGGAAAATCCACTAGGGTGAATCGAGAGGGGTCTGGGAGAGCAAAGGTCAGAGCTGGCTGAAGCTCCTGGGGTAGGACCTCAATGTCCACTCGCTTCTGCCCAGAGATGGGTACTGGGGAGCGCAGTAGTCGATAGATCCAGGCCTcaatttctcgaaggtcatgcAGAAGGGCACTTGACTTCTCTTCCACAAGCAACGATCCAGTAAAAATGCGCCACATGGTGTCCCTGGAGAACAAACAGCAGGAAGAAGACACGTAAGCATCAGAGGCTGATACCCCACAGCAACCCAATATAATTAGAGGGAGTATTATGATGACAATTGGAAAAGGAGCATCAACAGGAAAGCCCACTCTTTTGGCTCAGACACTACCAGAGGTTATATATGAAGGAGTGAAAAAGTATGCAAAGAATGTATATgtgataaaatatttaggaataaatttaactaaggatgtaaaggacttgtacacagaaaactataaaacattactgaaagaaattaaaaaagatctaataaatgaaaggatatcccatgttcatggattggaaaattagATATTGTTAAAATGTTGTGATGGATTGAACTGCGCatcccagtttggacatgttcttggtcttggtagCATTCTGGTGGCTGTGGACTcactgtaaataagatctcttgggaagtggatgtggcttaagcagttgggtgcctgcctcctgcatgggaggtcccggattcagttcccagtaccgcctaaagaagataagacagcaaactgatgcgACAGctagctgatgcaaaaagatgatgcaacaagatgacacaacaagatgatgcaacgaagagacacaataaggaaaacaataagagacacaacaaccaGGAgcaggtggctcaagccattgggtgcctcccttccccatgggaagtccctggttcagtttctggtgcctcctaaaaagaagataagcacacaacaaacagacacagagagcagacagcaagagcaaaacaaaaaggggcaggggagaaaaacaaattaattaaataaattaaaaataaataaataaaataagatagcttcaagatgttacttcagttaagatgtggcccagctTAATCAGGTTGGGCTTAAACCggattgctggagtcctttataagcagtgGGAAAGTCAGACGGAGAAGGAAGCATGGGGAgtaaccagaagctggaagtcaatggaacccagaagagaaaggagaagatgccacggtatacattgccatgtgaaggaaaagtcaaggaacgagtattgccagcagccagcccctgcatgccacagtcttcaggcaGAATGATTGccttgccaataccttgattttggacttcacctagcctcaaaaccataagccaataaatccctattgCTAAGCCACCATATTataaggtatttgttttagcagttggaaaactaaaacagatgtcaattctacccaaagcaatttacagattcaatgctatACCATTCagaattccaatagccttctttgcaaaaatggaaaagccaatcagcaaattcatatggaagggtaaggggtcttaAATacccaaaatcatcttgaaaaagaacaaagccaGGGGATtcacactttccaatttcaaaacttattacaagctacagtaatcaaaacagtttggtactggcacaaggaaagacatacaaaccaatggaaatgaattaagagttcataaataaaccttcacattgatggtcaattgattttttacaagagtgttaagtccactcaatggggaaagaacagtttcttcaacaaatggtactgggaaaactggatatccaaaagcaaaataatgaaagtgtacccctacctcataccatatacaaaaattaactcaaaatggatcaaagacctaatataagaACTGAAACCATACTTGAAAAAAACACAGGAGCCATCTTCAGGATCTTATACTTGGCAACAGACTCTTAGACTTTACaccgaaagaaaaaatagataaattggatttcattaaatttaaaaaacttttgtgcatcagagGACATTATcataaagtaaaaagacaacctacagaatgtgagaaaatatttggaaactatatatctggTAAGGATTTAACATCAAGTGTTTATAAAGAaatactagggaagcagattggctcaactgataagagtgtctgcctaccatataggaggttcaggatttgaacccagggcctcctgacccatgtagtgagctggcccacactcagtgctgccatgcgcaag
Coding sequences:
- the MADD gene encoding MAP kinase-activating death domain protein isoform X38, whose protein sequence is MVQKKKFCPRLLDYLVIVGARHPSSDSVAQTPELLRRYPLEDHTEFPLPPDVVFFCQPEGCLSVRQRRTSLRDDTSFVFTLTDKDTGVTRYGICVNFYRSFQKRMPKEKGEGGAGSRGKEGARVTCASDEVGTESSESGSSLQPPSADSTPDVNQSPRGRRRAKGGTRSRNSTLTSLCVLSHYPFFSTFRECLYTLKRLVDCCSERLLGKKLGIPRGVQRDTMWRIFTGSLLVEEKSSALLHDLREIEAWIYRLLRSPVPISGQKRVDIEVLPQELQPALTFALPDPSRFTLVDFPLHLPLELLGVDACLQVLTCILLEHKMVLQSRDYNALSMSVMAFVAMIYPLEYMFPVIPLLPTCMASAEQLLLAPTPYIIGVPASFFLYKLDFKMPDDVWLVDLDSSRVIAPTNAEVLPILPEPESLELKKHLKQALASMSLNTQPILNLEKFHEGQDIPLLLGRPSNDLQSTPSTEFNPLIYGNDVDSVDVATRVAMVRFFNSPNVLQGFQMHTRTLRLFPRPVVAFQAGSFLASRPRQTAFAEKLARTQAVEYFGEWILNPTNYAFQRIHNNMFDPALIGDKPKWYAHQLQPIHYRVYDSNSQMADALSMPPERASDSDPTDDSGSDSMDYDDSSSSYSSLGDFVSEMMKCDINGDTPNMDPLTHAALGDASEVEIDELQNQKEAEEPGPDGENTQENPPLRSSSSTTASSSPSTVIHGANSEPADSAEMDDKTAVGVSKPLPTVPPSIGKSNVDKHQTEIGEGSVRRPTYDNPYFEPQYGFPPEEDDEEQGESYTPRFSQHVNGNRAQKLLRPNSLKLASDSDAESDSRASSPTSTVSNNSTEGFGGIMSFASSLYRNHSTSFSLSNLTLPTKGAREKTTPFPSLKGNRRALVDQKSSVIKHSPTVKREPPSPQGRSSNSSENQQFLKEVVHSVLDGQGVGWLNMKKVRRLLESEQLRVFVLSKLNRTVQSEEDSRQDIIPDVEISRKVYKGMLDLLKCTVLSLEQSYAHAGLGGMASIFGLLEIAQTHYYSKEPDKRKRSPTESVSTPVGKDPGLTARGDPKTMAQLRVPQLGPWAPSTAGKGPKELDTRSLKEENFVASIGPEVIKPVFDLGETEEKKSQISADSGVSLTSGSQRTDADSVTGVSPAVMIRSSSQDSEVSTVSNSSGETLGADSDLSSNAGDGPGGEGGAHLASSRGTLSDSEIETNAATSAIFGKAHGLKPGVKEKLVGSPVRSSEDVSQRVYLYEGLLGRDKGSMWDQLEDAAMETFSISKERSTLWDQMQFWEDAFLDAVMLEREGMGMDQGPQEMIDRYLSLGEHDRKRLEDDEDRLLATLLHNLISYMLLMKVNKNDIRKKVRRLMGKSHIGLVYSQQINEVLDHLANLNGRDLSIRSSGSRHMKKQTFVVHAGTDTNGDIFFMEVCDDCVVLRSNIGTVYERWWYEKLINMTYCPKTKVLCLWRRNGSETQLNKFYTKKCRELYYCVKDSMERAAARQQSIKPGPELGGEFPVQDMKTGEGGLLQVTLEGINLKFMHNQFLKLKKW